A region of the Bryobacteraceae bacterium genome:
TCCGCCTGGCCGCCTGCATGTTCACGTGCAAAAAGGGCAGCGCGCCGAGGATCAGCGCAAACGCGGCCGCCGTCAGCCAGCGGAACAGAAGCAGCGGATAGATCCACCCGATGATGGCCCCGGCGGCGGCCAGCGCCAGCGCGCCCAGCAGGAGCCCGCCCGCGGACCAGTCCAGCCCCGCTTTCCCGATCTGCTTCTGAAGCCCGTCGAGAAAATCCATGAGCGGGTGCCGCCGCAGCCGCCGCTCCATCTCCGAGCGGGGAATGAAAATGTCCTGGCGGACATAATCAAACCGCTCGCCCTCCAGGCCTCCGTTGTCCAGTTGCCCCAGCAGCTCCTTCTTCCGCGCGGAGGTGAGCACCTCCCACGCAAACCACGCTCCTCCGCCGATCACGATCAGCAGCACGAGAAAGATGATGGCGAACAGCGTGACGGACATGGGGCCTCAGAAGATCTCCGTGACGGACTGGAACAGCTCCTGCGGGAAATGGAATCCCGCCGTCTTCAGCTTCTCGTAGCACTTCGGGCGGATGCCGGTGGCGCGGAAGCGGCCCAGCACCCGTCCATCAGGCGCCACGCCGGTTTTCTCGAACAGGAAGATGTCCTGCGTGGTGACGATGTCGCGCTCCATGCCGACGCACTCGGTCACGTGTGAGATATGGCGCGTGCCGTCGCTGTAGCGGGCCACATGGACAAACAGATCAATGGCCGAGGCGATCTGCTGGCGGATCGACTGGATGCTCATGTTGGCGTTGGCCATGCCCATCATCACTTCCAGGCGCGAAATGGCGTCGCGCGGGCTGTTGCAGTGGATGGTCGTGAGCGAGCCGTCGTGGCCGGTGTTCATCGCCTGCATCATGTCCAGCGCCTCTTCGCCGCGGACCTCGCCGACGATGATGCGGTCCGGCCGCATGCGCAGCGCGTTGATCACCAGCTGCCGGATCTTGATGGCGCCCTTGCCCTCGATGTTCGGCGGCCGCGCCTCCATACGCGCCACGTGCGTCTGCTGAAGCTGAAGCTCGGCCGCGTCCTCGATGGTGACGATCCGCTCGGTCTCCGGGATGAACGCCGACAGCGCGTTGAGCAGCGTCGTCTTGCCGGCGCCGGTGCCGCCGCTGACGATGATGTTGAGCCGCGCCGCCACGCAGGCCTCGAGGAACTTCGCCATCTCCGGCGTCAGCGTCAGATTGTCGATCAGGTCTTTCATCTGAAGCGGATTCCGCCCGAACCGGCGGATCGACAGGCACGGCCCGTCCACCGCCACCGGAGGAATCACCGCGTTCACGCGCGAGCCGTCCGGCAGGCGCGCGTCCACCATCGGCGACGACTCGTCAATGCGCCGCCCCACGCCAGACACGATCTTCTCGATGATCCGCAGCAGGTGCTGGTTGTCCTTGAACTCCACCGGCGTGCGGTACAGCTTGCCGTTGCGCTCGACATACACCAGCCGCGGCGTGGTGACGAGGATGTCCGATATCGTGTGATCCTCCAGCAGCGGCTCCAGCGGCCCCAGCCCGAAGACCTCGTCGAGCACCTCCGAGCAGACCCGCTCCCGGTCCGCCATGCTGAGCGGCACGTCCTGCTCGTCCACCAGCTTCTCCACCGCCTGCCGGACTTCGGCCCGCACCTGCGGCTCGGGCAGCGTGGAGAGCGCCTCCAGGTTGATGCGCTGGATCAGCTCCTTGTGGAGCTTGAACTTCAGCTCCTGCAAATGCGGCGAAAACGACTGGCGGCTGAAGAGCCGGCTCACCCAGCCCGGGTCCCGTTTGGCAGGAACATTCGGATCAAAACGAAGCGGTGATGCCATCGTCCCCCATCCTCCTCAGAAATTGAACAGCGAAAACCTGCGCTTGCCCTCGCCTGGCGCGTCCAGGCCGGCCAGGGTTTGGATCATCCGCCCGATCGCCTGACGCAGGTGATTGTTCTCGGGCAGCAGCCGGCCCTCGGTATAGGCCCGGTCCAGCGCGCCATAATCGTTGGGCAGCGTCGCATAGATCTCCATGTCCAGCGCCCGCTCGATCTCTGCCGGGGCCAGCTCCACGCGGCGCGACAGCCGGTTGAGCACCAGCCGGATGTGGCTGCGCCGGAAGCCGGCCGCGCCCAGCCGGTGAAGCTGAAGCTTGGCCATCTGAAGCGCGGGCATCTCCGGCGTGGTCACCAGCACCAGTTCGTCCACTTCCTCGAGCGTGCGCAGCGAGGCCGCATCCAGCCCCGCGCCCAGGTCAGCCACCACGTAAGCGTACCGGCCGCGGGCGAACTCGAGCACCTGCCGGACGTCTTCCGGATTCGGATACTCGCGAAACAGCTCCGGCCCTGGCCCCGCCAGCACCTCCACGCCCGGAAAGCCGTTGGAGACCAGCGCGCGCCAATAGCTTTCATCCAGGTCCGCGGTGTTGCGGGCCGCGTCCAGCACCGAGTATCGGCTGTTGGCCTTCATCAGCACGCGCACCATGCCTGCCGGCAGGTCGAAGTCTCCCAGCAGCGTCGTCTTGCCGCTGACGCGCGCCAGTTCCACCGCCGCATGGCAGGCCACCGTAGTCGCCCCGCAGCCTGCCTTGGCTGAAAGGAACCCGAACGACTTGCCCTGCGGCCCTGCCGTCTTCGGCGCTGCCACCGATGCGCGCTGCGCCAGCCGTTCCAGCGCTTCCTTCATGCTCGTTTCAATCGGCGGCAGCACAAACTCGTCCGCACCCGCGCGCATCGCGCGGATGATCTCGTCCGCGCTAGCGGCCTCCTGGACGATCACCACCAGCGGCGCCGCCGGGAGCTCCTTCAGCAGCGGAATCAGTTCCGCCAGCGGCAATGGCACCGCCGCCGGATCCAGCAGCACCGCGTCCGGCTTGAAGCGGTCGATGCGGGCGAACAGCACGTCCTCAGTGGCCGCCTGCGCCGACTCAAACATCACCCGCACCGGCATCTGTCGCAACAGGGCCTGGGTCTCCTCCCAGAGCCGCGCGTTGCCAATGACAACGCCGATGCTCAGTGGCCCTTTTGCCGTCATGAAACGCTCCTGCCCAGCCATCACTCTCTACTGGCCGCGAACGGAGAAGCCGCCGCCGCTGCTCATGGTGGCGCGCCGCTTCTCTTCGCGCTCTTTCTCCAGCCGCTGCTCTTCCTTCAGCACCTCGTAAGGAACGGTCTTGCGCCCGGCCGCCTTCGGCTCGCCGGTGACTTCCACGCCCGGCGTCCGCGGCATCGCCGCCGCTCCATCTTGAATAAACTTGCCGCTCATCGTGATCTCCGGCGGCTTTTGGTCGGCCGGAATCGGCCGCACGATCTCCGGCGTCACCAGCACCAGCAGCTCGCTCTTGTCCTTGCTCTGCACCTTCGACCGGAACAGCGTGCCGATGAGCGGAATGTCGCCGAGGCCGGGGATCTTGCTAATGGTTTCCTGCAACCGGTTGTCCATCAGCCCGGCAATGGCGAACGCCTGCCGGTTTTCCAGCTCGATCTCCGTGCTCACCCGCCGCACCGTCAGCGCCGGGATGTTGAAGCCCTGGAAGGTGAGGCCGTTGGCAAAGTCCAGCGCGCTCACCTCCGGTTCCACCCGCAGCCGGATGCTGCCGCGCGGCGTCAGGTACGGGGTGAAGTTCAGCCGGATGCCAAACTCGCGGAACTGGATGGTGACGAAAACGTTGCCGCCCACGCCGCCGCCCTGCACCACCGGATAGGGGAATTCGCCGCCGGCCAGGAAGCTCGCGTCCTTGCCGTTCAGCGCCAGCACGTTCGGCTCGGCCAGGATCTCCACCAGCTTCCGCTCCTGGAAAGCGCGGATCGTCGCCCCCAGATCCAGGTCCGGGCGGAACAGGAAGACGTTGAGAGCATCGGAGAGCGTGAACGTCCCAGCGCGGATGCCGCCCTGCGGGCGCGGCGGATTGAACTGCCCGGTCGAGACACTGCCAATCGTGTTGGTGGCGCCGGTGGAAACGATGTTCGCCCCCAGCTCCAGCGCCGCCGCCCGGTCGACCTCGGCAAAGCGGACTTTCAGCAGGATCTGCGGGTCGGTCTCCGGCACCGCCACGTCCAGCAGGTTCACCACCTTCGCGTCTTTGCCCGCCACGCTGGCGGCAATCGCCGCCGCGCGCTCGGCCTCGCCGAGGCTCTCCACCATGCCGTGCAGATAGATCGTGTCGCCCTCAACCCGGAACTCAATCTTGCGATCCGGCAGCGCGGCTTCCAGTTCGCGCCCCAGCGCCGGGATCCGCGTGTCTTCCGGCGCGGGCCGCGGTCGCACGGTGACATCAAAAAACAGCCGGTTGCCGGATTTCTGCCACAGGATCACGCTCGTCTGACCCGGCCTCTTCCCGTTCAGCAGGACCTCGGTCGGCGAGACGCCCACCGCCTCCACCACCTCCGGGTCCGCCACTGACGCCCGGATCACCTCCACCGGACTGTCCAGCACGATCGACTTGCCCGAAATGAGGTGCAACTCGCGGGGCGCGCCCGCGCCGGGCTGCGCCACCAGCGGCGCCATCGTCAGGATGAACACGGCCAACCAGCGGGCGCTCATTTCCGCACCTCCGTCACCGGGCGTTCTTCCACAATCTCACCCACTTTCACTTCCTCCCTCTTCGCGCCGGCGAAGATCTGCATCGTCACTGGAATGACCACCGTCTGCATCTTCGGCGGCGGCGGCTTATAGCCGGCGGGCCGTGGCGGCAGGATCTGCTTGCCCGCCGGGCGCCCGGAAAACAGATAGGCGGTGGCGGTCCCCGGCGGCTCTGCCTTGTCCTTGTCCAGCGGATTCCGCAGCACAAGCTGGATGCGCGTTTCGTTCCCGGCCAGGGCGAGGATTTCGGCTTCTTCCGGCGTCACCAGCAGGTTCACCACCTGCACCGGCACCGGCTTGCCTTCGCGGTCCGGCTGAAGGTTCTGGCCGGCCGAGAGGACTTCAATGTTCTGAAGAATGGTGCGCGCCTGCGTGCCCAGGGCCTTCTTGGAATCGTCCGGCGGATTGCCGCAGGCGATCACATCCACCCGCATGCCCGGCAGCACGAATCCGGCCAGTCCCACCACCTGGTCCACTCTCACTGCCACCGCGCGCTTGCCGGGCGGGATGGTGACCGCCAGCCCGGCGCCGGCGCCCTTCGGGGCGAAGTTGGAATCAAGAATCGGCGAGCCGCGGTAGGTGGGCACCACGGCGGCGCGACCGACGATGTCTTCAGCCTTCTGCACGGCGCCCTGCGGCACCGGACCGCCCCATTTCACCGCCTCCACGTCTTGGGGATTCACGACGGAGCCGACGGGAAGATCGCGGACAGCAACCAGCACCTGAGCGGTGGGCCCGCCCGGCCCGGTGCCGAGCCGCCGGATGAGGACTTGATAAAGAACAATCGTCGCCCCCAAGGCGACGAGGATTGCGAAGGCAATGACGCCAATCAAACGGGACTGCATTTTCGATCCTTTCTGACTTCGTCCCCAAAATCCTGCCCGCTCCTCTCGCTCAGTTCCGGAAGCAGTCGACCGAAGAGCGTCGCCTCTTCCAGTGGCCGGTGGCGCGGGGTAGGCCCCCTGCGCCACCGGACCGGCTTCTCAACGTGGCACTGAGCTGCCCTACGATGCCGCGCTCGTAACCACGGTGTTGGTACTGGTGTAGAGAGTATTCAGCTGGGCGCTGATGCCCGTGATCGCCGTCACGACTCCCAGGCTGATGAAGCCCAGCAGCAGCGCGTACTCGATCAGATCCTGGCCTTCTTCCTCTTTCCAGAAATTCTTGAGCACTGTCATTTCTTCCCTTTTTGGCCGTTGGCTTAAGGTTCCCTACCTTCGTCCTTGGGACCTACACCCCCTCCCCGTGCGCTCGCTTGGTCACCCGGGGCGCCGGGGTACGCTCCCGGCGCCACCGGACCGGCTTCTCACCGTAGCACTCAGTTGCCCTACGATGCCGCGCTCGTAACCACGGTGTTGGTACTGGTGTAGAGAGTATTCAACTGGGTGCCGATGCCCGTGATCGCCGTCACCACCGCCAGGCTGATGAACCCCAGCAGCAGCGCGTACTCGATCAGATCCTGGCCTTCTTCCTCTTTCCAGAAATTCTTGAGCAGTTCCATTTGACTTTCCTTCCTTGGCTTGATGTTCAGCGGCCATCACTCGGACGGCCGGATGGGGATCCTTGCGGATCCGGGACCCTCTCCTCCGCGATCCCGAGATCGCAGCCGCACCCCTCGCGGGATGCCATGACCGATTCCCGCAGAGCCGCAAGGCTCGACCGGGAAAACTGAACCTGGTGGAAGCGGACCACAAGCCAGCAGGATCCGTCCACCGCTTCGGAAACGTTGGTCACCGTCCCTTCGCACCGCAGCGCCCGCTCCACAGCCGAACGCCCCGAGGGAAGCGCCACATCGAGCTGCACCGGCGAGGCCAGCTGCACCGGGTCGGCGGCTTGGCGCCGGAAGCGCAGCACCGCGCCCCACCGATCCAGCGACCGGATCACGCCAGGCACGCGCTCCAGACCGCAAGCCGGGAGACTCAGCAGGCAGTGGATTGCTTTAGGGCCGCTTTCCCTGGCTGACTGAGGTGTCGCTCCCATTTCGGTTCCGAGTTTCACCTTAAGGCCAGGCGTCGGGGAGCAACAAGCATCCTTTTGGTTAGCATAACGACGGTTAGCATCCCCGAATTCGGGATAAGTGCCTGATGGTTCTGAACCTGAGGTTCTGGTACTCCCTGAGGTAAATTTCTCTTGCCGATGTAAAGAGAAGGGAGTAGTATGAAGGCACCCAGAACGGCTGCCACCGGTCGAAGCCAGTTCGGAGGCACGCGGAGAAACAGGTAGAGGTACCAGGACGGATCGGTGGAGATGGCGGTTCTGGAGAACGGAGGAAGGCGGAGATGAGGCGGATTTTCTTCTCGGCGGAGCAGCCGCTGTTGGCCGAAGGGCTCAGGGCGGTGCTCGCCCGCTGCCCGGAGTGTGAAGTACGGGCCGTTGAGCCGAAGCCGGAGGAGTGGAAGGCGGCGATGGCGCGGTGGAAACCGGAGGTCGCCGTCATCGAGTGGTCCGGCCATCTCGAATGGGACCCGCTTGCGCTGCTGCGCGAGGCAGCGCCGCAGTGCCGTGCGATCCTCCTGCTGCGGGACGCCTCGCCGGAGACGATGTTTCAGGCGCGCGAGGCCGGCGCGGCGGGCGCGCTCGGCCTGGACGTATCGGCAGAGGAACTTGTCGACGCGGTGCGCCGCGTGCTGGCCGGAGAATTTGTTTTTGACCACGCTGCGGCGGACTGGCCCCGGGGAGCGCGCCGCGTCCGGCTGACCCCGCGGGAAAGCGAGCTCGTCGGCCTGCTGGTGCAGGGACTCAAGAATAAGGAGATTGCGGCCGCGCTGGGGCT
Encoded here:
- a CDS encoding type II secretion system protein — translated: MASPLRFDPNVPAKRDPGWVSRLFSRQSFSPHLQELKFKLHKELIQRINLEALSTLPEPQVRAEVRQAVEKLVDEQDVPLSMADRERVCSEVLDEVFGLGPLEPLLEDHTISDILVTTPRLVYVERNGKLYRTPVEFKDNQHLLRIIEKIVSGVGRRIDESSPMVDARLPDGSRVNAVIPPVAVDGPCLSIRRFGRNPLQMKDLIDNLTLTPEMAKFLEACVAARLNIIVSGGTGAGKTTLLNALSAFIPETERIVTIEDAAELQLQQTHVARMEARPPNIEGKGAIKIRQLVINALRMRPDRIIVGEVRGEEALDMMQAMNTGHDGSLTTIHCNSPRDAISRLEVMMGMANANMSIQSIRQQIASAIDLFVHVARYSDGTRHISHVTECVGMERDIVTTQDIFLFEKTGVAPDGRVLGRFRATGIRPKCYEKLKTAGFHFPQELFQSVTEIF
- a CDS encoding pilus assembly protein CpaC, whose amino-acid sequence is MSARWLAVFILTMAPLVAQPGAGAPRELHLISGKSIVLDSPVEVIRASVADPEVVEAVGVSPTEVLLNGKRPGQTSVILWQKSGNRLFFDVTVRPRPAPEDTRIPALGRELEAALPDRKIEFRVEGDTIYLHGMVESLGEAERAAAIAASVAGKDAKVVNLLDVAVPETDPQILLKVRFAEVDRAAALELGANIVSTGATNTIGSVSTGQFNPPRPQGGIRAGTFTLSDALNVFLFRPDLDLGATIRAFQERKLVEILAEPNVLALNGKDASFLAGGEFPYPVVQGGGVGGNVFVTIQFREFGIRLNFTPYLTPRGSIRLRVEPEVSALDFANGLTFQGFNIPALTVRRVSTEIELENRQAFAIAGLMDNRLQETISKIPGLGDIPLIGTLFRSKVQSKDKSELLVLVTPEIVRPIPADQKPPEITMSGKFIQDGAAAMPRTPGVEVTGEPKAAGRKTVPYEVLKEEQRLEKEREEKRRATMSSGGGFSVRGQ
- a CDS encoding DNA-binding response regulator; this translates as MRRIFFSAEQPLLAEGLRAVLARCPECEVRAVEPKPEEWKAAMARWKPEVAVIEWSGHLEWDPLALLREAAPQCRAILLLRDASPETMFQAREAGAAGALGLDVSAEELVDAVRRVLAGEFVFDHAAADWPRGARRVRLTPRESELVGLLVQGLKNKEIAAALGLTEGTVKVYLCKLFQKVGAKDRFELALFGLRNLAFPGGDGAGLAAPAGKKPRLRSLVVTPQETRTGARLTA